In Capsicum annuum cultivar UCD-10X-F1 chromosome 8, UCD10Xv1.1, whole genome shotgun sequence, the genomic window catttaggaatgtctcttgtTCTTCGTGATCCAGTTCATGCTATAAAGTCTAAATGTCctctaattaatgattttttatatttcagaGATTAATTATGCCTCCCCATAGATCCAACAAACAAAATACCCAAGCTGCGGATGCCCTCCCTACTGATGGTATGTGGACCCGTAATAGAGCTCGTACTCCAGAGTTTGTTGCTACTCAAGGAGTTTCTCCACTCTCTACTAGTCTATCTCAGTCTCCACTGACGAGTGTTAAACATCCCAAACCTCCTCAGAGAGAAGTTTTGAATGCTGAGTTTCGATAGTCCATCCATATGATTGCTCAATTGGTGGCAACACAGACCCGTCAGTTTGAAGATGCGGGTTCTGTGTTTGGTTTGTCTGAACTTACTcgggttggccaattcataagGCTAAACCCACCCATACAGGCACAAAGGTTGAGGAAGACccccaagggttcattgatgaaatggagaaattttttagagttatgcatgctaATGAAGTTGAAGGGGTTGAATTGGCAGCCTATTAGTTAAAGGTTGTTGCTAAccagtggtataatgagtggggGATTTGAAGGGTGGTGATGCTGAACCATTTATATAGGGTTAGTTTGTAGAAGCTTTCCCAGACCATTTCTTTCCCCAGGAGCTAAGAGAGGAAAATGCTGAAGAATTTGTGAATCTAAAATAAGGCAAGATGAGTGTTAAGAAGTATGCATTGAAATTCACTCAGCTATCTCGTTATGCCCCAGAGTTAGTGGGCAACATAAAGTTTGCATCTGGTCTCTCGGATGATTTGGTATTGGAATATAAGGGAGCAATGCTGAATAGGGACATGGATTTCTCAAGTTTATCATTGCATATGCAGAAGgtagaagaggaaaagaaaatgttGGCTGGGGTGAGGGATAAACAAAGGTAGGATAAGAGAGCTCGGTTCATAGATCAAAATGTCAGTCAGCAGCAGGGTGGTAGGTCAGACTATAGGTTGTCTAAGAAGAAATTTTAGAGCAATGCTCAGTCTTCGGCTAGCGCACTGGTGCCCAAACCTTCAGGCGATCAGCAATTTCTTTATTTCTAGCCTAACAACGGACTGAGGGAGCTGGACACTTAGTCCCAGGAAAGTGTGGCTTAAGCTTTCTGGTCATACCAGCGATGTGGGAAATATGGAAAGGATTATTCTGGACAGTGTCAGTTTGGTAGTCTTGTGTGCTATGCCTgcggccagccaggccatatcaAGAGGGACTGCCCCTCCGCGAGAGAAAACTTTAGAGGTGCTAAGTCTCAGTTGAACTCTACAGCTCTGCCACCTAAGGGTACTACTTCCACTACTGAAGGTGGTCACAATCGGTTATATGTCATATCTAACCGACAGGATGCAAAAACTTTGCCAGATGTTGTTAttagtatgttatagattttctcctatgatgtgtatgtattacttgGTCCTGGATATaacctctcttatgtgactccatacgtggcagttagttttggttttgagcctgAAAATATTTTggtacctttttttttttggctcctattggtgactctattgtggctagaagggcTTATAGAAACTGTAGTATTTGTTTGCCATTGTGATACTGTGGCTAATCTTGTTGAACTagaaatgattgatttttatactATACTGGTAATGGACTAGATTCATGCATGTTATGCTATGTTAGACTGTAGAATTGGAAAAGTCACTTTCtcttttcctaatgagccagtgatagaatgggagggctACTCTCTTACACCTAgggggaaattcatatcttatcttaaagcccgtAAGCTTTTATCAAAGGGGTGCCTATATCATCTTGTTGAAGTCAGAGATTCTAGTACTGAAAGTTCTTCCGTTCAATCTGTCCCTGTAGTTAATAAATTCCCAGAAGTT contains:
- the LOC124886603 gene encoding uncharacterized protein LOC124886603, whose amino-acid sequence is MSVKKYALKFTQLSRYAPELVGNIKFASGLSDDLVLEYKGAMLNRDMDFSSLSLHMQKVEEEKKMLAGRCGKYGKDYSGQCQFGSLVCYACGQPGHIKRDCPSARENFRGAKSQLNSTALPPKGTTSTTEGGHNRLYVISNRQDAKTLPDVVISML